The bacterium DNA segment GACCACGCGCCGGGGATCGAACCGGCCGCGGGCGCGAAGACGTCGCCGAACTCCCACGTGTCGCCGATCCAGATCTGCGCGCCCTTCATTCCCTCGCCGTCGGGGCTATGGAAGGTGACGGTTGCCTCGAATAGCTGCTCCACGCCGGCGTCCAGGCAGACGGGTGCATCCTCGGTCGCCTCGGTGTCGGCGCCGACCTCCGCCGGACCAGTTTTCGGCATGCCGAGCAACGCGGCAATCGCGAGAGCCAGAAATAGGATGAATCGATAACGCATCGGCTACACTCCTTTAGCGGGATATCGCGGTTCATCCAAACCCGCTCCCTCATGGTCGCGGTTCGTACCGGGGAGACCCGCTCCCTCATGGTCGCGGTTCGTACCGGGTAATGTACCTGCTCCCTGGCGGTCGCGGTTCCAAATGTCTCCGCCTCCCACGCGTCTTCGCGGTGAACGGCGATGCGGTGAACGGCGATTCTCGATGACCTTCCAGACTCCCGGACTTTCAGACTTCCAGACTCTTCCCCTGTCCTTCGCGTCTTCGCGGTAAAACTCAGTCCACGAGACCCAGCCCGGCCAGTACGCCGCGCAATCTTTCGGCGTTGCTTTCGGTCATCGGCGTCATCGGCAGGCGGAACTCGTTTTCGCACAGGCCCATCATGGCCAGTGCCGCCTTGACCGGAATCGGATTTGTCTCGATGAACAGCGCCTTGAAAAGCGGCAACAGGCGGTAGTAGACCGTCCGCGCGCCCTCGACGTCGCCCGCGACGTATTTTTCGTACATCTCGGCCATCGGCCCGGGGACGACGTTAGACGCCACCGACACCACGCCGCGCACCCCGATCGGCATCAACGGCAAGAACATCGGGTCATCGCCGGACATCACGGAAAAATCGTCATCGACGAGTTTCACCGCCCAGGCGCTCGCGCCGACGGTGCCGGACGCCTCCTTCAGCGAACGGATATTCGGCACCCTGGCGAGGCGCGCGACGGTTTCCGGCTCGATGTGGCAGGCCGTGCGTCCGGGGACGTTGTAGAGCATCACCGGCACCTTCACGGAGTTCGCGATTGCCTCGTAATGGCGGAAGAGCCCGTCCTGCGTCGGTTTGTTGTAATACGGCGTGATGAGCATGACCGCGTCGCAACCGTCGGCCTCGGCCTCGCGCGAGTGATCGATGGCCGTTGCGGTGTTGTTGCTGCCCGACCCGGCCACGACCGGAACGCGCTTCTTCGCGACGCGAACCACCGTCTTCCAGACGTCGCGGTCCTCGTCCGATGTCATCGTCGCCTGCTCGCCCGTGCAGCCGCAGGCCACGAGGCCGTGTACGCCCGCCTCGATCTGCCGCTCGGCCAGGCGCGCCACGGCGTCCAGATCGATTTCCCCCCGCCGCACCGGCGTCACCAGCGCGGTAAACACCCCCTTGAACATCATGTCTTGTCGCTCCTTTTTCGACATCCGTTTACTAACACGCGGGGCGGGGGCTGCAAACCTCCGGCGCCGGATAAGCGTTCGTATCGTGCGCGTTCGGGCGGATGGCGGGTGACGATCGCCAAAATTTCAAACGGCACGAGGCGACGCCGTTTATCGGTTTTCGCTCGTGCCCTTCACGCCTTCTTTGCGTCTTTGCGGTTTTTCTTTCGCGGCTTCCTTCCCTGCCGAGAAGATGTTGATCGTTTCGCCCGCCGCGAGCGCGTCGAGCATCGCTTTTTTTCGCCGTTCGCGCGTCTCGGGACGCCTGGCCGACTGAAGGCGATACGCGATCGCGAACCGGTTCGCGCGGGTCAGCTTGTCGAACGTCGCCTTCGCCATCTTGTTGCGCGCCACCGCCTTCAGAAAATCATCGGGCATTTCCGTGTTCGCGGGCGATTCGTAGGCGGCGTCCCAACGGCCGTCGGCCTTGGCGGCGTCGATCCGGGCCTGGCCCGAAGGTTTCATGCGGCCTTCGTCGATGAGGCGCGCGACGTGTTCGGTATTGCGTTTGGACCAGATGCTCCGCGCGCGCCGCGGCGTGAATTTCTGAATGTACGTTTCGTCGTTTTCGCGCCGGAGCTGCCCGTCGATCCAGCCATAGCAGAGCGCAACGTCGAGCGCCTCGGCGTACGTCACGGTCGGCGTTCCCGTATGTTTTTTGTAGAAACGGATCCACACGCCGCCCGCCTTCGCGTGGTGCTTCGCGAGCCATTTTTCCCACGCCGCCGCGGAGGCGAACGGGAGGATGTCGTAGTCGGGCTTGTCGGGCATGACGAGGAATATAGCGAGACTCGTTACGAAATCGCCAGCGAAAATTCGCTTGACACCACGCGCCCCGCGCCTTGAGAATCGCACGCCCGGTTTTCGCCGGGATTGCCTTTTTACGCAAACGCACCCCATGCGCCCGCGTTTGCCCCTCGCGAGGAAACCTTGCCGCCCGCCATCCTGACCAGGGATCTCTACCGCACGTTCAGCAAGAAGCGCGGCGGTCCCGTCCACACCGCGCTGAAGAACGTCAACATCGAAGTCGGCGCGGGCGAAATTTTCGGATTCCTCGGCCCGAACGGCGCGGGCAAGACGACGCTCATCAAGATCCTCTGCACGCTGCTCTACCCGACAAGCGGCGAGGCGTACGTTGACGGCAAGGACGTCGTGAAGGACACCAAGGCGGTGCGCCGCCTGATCAGCATGGTCTCCGGCGGAGAAACAAGCGGCTACGGCATCCTGAATGTCGAGGAGAACATCTGGATGTTCTCGCAGTTCTACGGGATTCCAAGCTCGGTCGCGCGCGAGCGCATCCGGCATTACCTCGACATCTTCGGATTGACGGCGGACCGCAAGACGAAGGTGAACAAGCTTTCCACGGGCATGCGGCAAAAGACGAACATCATCCGAGGATTCGTGACCGACCCGAAGATCCTGTTTCTGGACGAGCCGACGCTGGGGCTCGACGTGCACATCGCGCGCGAGGTGCGCGGCACGATCAAGAACTGGACGCACGACCACCCCGAAAAAACCGTCTTTCTCACGACGCACTACATGGCCGAAGCGGAGCTTTTGTGCGACCGCATCGCGATCATCGACCGAGGTCAGATCGTCGAATGCGACACCCCCGCCGCGCTGCGCCGGAAGATGGGCGAAGGCGCGGTGTATCGGCTGGAGCTTTCAGGCGGCGAACCGGACCTGGCTTTCCTTTCCGGCGCGGGCGACGCGGTGCGCGATCCGCAGCTGCTCGCGCGGCCGGAGGCCAACGGCATCTTCGAAACGCGCTTTCACCTGACCGCGGACGAGGCGCTCGTCATCGTCCTTCAGGCGGCGAAGGACCGGGGCTACAAGGTGGAGTCCTTCGGCAAGCGCGAGCCGGATCTGGAGGATCTGTTCCTGAAGATCGTCGGCCGCCCGCTGGAATCGGCGGAATGACTGGATTGGGGAATTGGGATTTGGGAATGGGGAATGCCATCGCAAGGCGTACATTAGCGTCGACGGCTCCTTGCGATGAAAATTCGCCATTCGCCATTCGCAATTCCCCATTCGAACCGGCCCGCGCTCCATTTTCCGCACACCACCACGCGCCATGACATCGGCCTTCGTCACCGGCTTCCGCGCGATGAAGGCGCGCGCGTACGTGCGCATCGTCGGCGCGAACCGCGAGATCTCCTGGGTGGCGACGGAGATCCTTTTGCCGATGCTCGCGGTGACCGCGTACATCCTGCTTTACCGCTCGCTCGGCATGCCGAAGATGATGGAGGGCATCATCATCACCGGCGCGGCGATGATCCCCATGTGGCTCGTCGTGTTGTGGGCGATGGCGATGCAGTTCTACTGGGAAAAGGAGATGGGCAACCTCGACATCTACCTCTCGTCCCCCGCGCACCCGATCGCGCTGTTGCTCGGCATGGCCATTGGCGGCCTGTTCATGGGCGGGCTGCGCAGCATCCTCATCATCATTCTCGGCATCGTCCTGTTCAAGGTCGAAATGAACGTGACGAACTGGCCCGCGTTCACCGCCATCGCGGTCGTCACGCTCGCGGCGCTGTTCGCGATGGGCATGGCCGCGGCGAGTGTGTATTTCGTGACCGGCCGCAAGGGCATCAAGATCAACATCGTGCTGATGGAGCCGGTCTTCATGCTGACCGGCACGTATTTCCCGCTCAAGAATCTCGGCTTTGTGATCTCCGTCGTCGCGTCCCTGCTGCCGATCTCGATCGGCCTTGACGCGCTCCGGCAGCTTTGCGTGCCCGGCTATCCGCTGATGTCGTTTCTGACCTGGCGCATCGAGCTCGCCGCGCTTTGCGTCATGTTCGTCGTTTTCTCGTTCGCGTCGGTGCAGTTTCTCGCACGCATGGAAGCCAAGGGGCGGCGCGACGGCACGCTCTCGGAGAAGTGGCAATGAGCGAGATGTACGTCGCCCTCAAAAACGCGATGTGGCTCGGCTGGCAGAACGAGTCGAACTGGACGAACAAGTGGTTCTATTTCGCCTACGCCGCGATCCGGCCGATGGCGCAATGCCTCATCCTGTTTTTCATCTATCGCCTCGTCACGGCGAATCCGGCGAACGATGAGCGCTTTGTCGCGATCTACGTCGCGCAGGCGTTTTTCACCATCTTCATCGCGGTTTCCGGCGGCATCTCCTGGGTGGTGATCCAGGATCGCGAGCACTTTCGCATCATCCGCTACATCTACATCGCGCCGATGCCGTTCTGGCTCTACATCCTGGGGCGCGCGATGGTGGTGCTGCTTGTCGCGTGCGTCTCGCTGGCGATCCTCCTTTTGTTCGGCTGGCTCGTGCTCGGCCTGCCGATCGGACCGGAGCACGTGCACCCGGGGCTACTCGCGTACGCGACGTTGCTCGGCATCGCCGGCGCGGGGTGCGTCGGCCTCGCGTTCGCGGGGTTTTGCCTCGTGACCGCGCGCCACTCCATGATGATGGCCGAGGGCGCGGGCGCCGTGTTTCTCATCTTCTGCGGCGTAATCTATCCCATCGACCTTCTGCCCGGGCTGCTGCGCGCGGTCGGCCTGCCGCTTCCGATGACGTACTGGATGGAGCTTGTGCGCCGCGCCTTCGATGCGCAGGGATTCTCGCCACTGCTCGAACGATTGACGACGCCGTCGATCGTCGGCCTTCTGACGTTCCTCACGGTCGGCTTCGCCGCCTTTTCGCTGTACATTTTCAACGTGTGCGAAAACGCCGCCAAGCGCGCGGGCACGCTGGACCAGACGACGAACTACTGAGGAATTGCGAATTCGGAATTGGGAATTGGGAATACCGGAAAACTCCCGTTCTGCGAGCATTCCCCATTCGCAATTCCCAATTCCAAATTTCTCACTCACTTCGCCCCGGCTCATGCCGCATCGACGTCTCGTTCGGCAACGCGCCCCAGCGGCGCAGGATCTCGTAGAGCACGACGCCGAACGCGGTGGCGACGTTGATCGTGTTCTTCACGCCCTGCATCGGCAGGCAGACCACCTCGTCGCATCGCGCGAGCACCTCGTCACGCACGCCACGCACCTCATGGCCAAAGACGATCGCGACCGGGCGCGGCCAGTCGAAGGTGTGATACGGCCGCGCGCCATGCACCGTCTCGATCGCGACGACGGGCACTCCTTCGGCCGACAACATCTCGATCGCGTCCTCGGCGCCGCGATGCCGGCTCCATGGCACCGCGTGCTCCGCTCCGAGCGCCGTCTTCGCGAGCTTGGCGTTCGGCGGATGGCAGGTGTAGCCGCACAGGTGGATGTGCGCGGCCAGGCCCGCGTCCGCGGTGCGGAAGATCGACCCCACGTTGAAGGCCGAGCGGATGTTGTCGAGGATGATGTGGACGGGGTGGCGCGCCGTGGCGGCGTCGATCGGTCGGTCCATGACGTCCATCGTGTCCATAATGTCCAAATTGTCCACCGGTTTTTTTGCCCAATGGACATCATGGACGCGATGGACAGAATGGACGGCGCGCGTCTTGTAACGCCGCAAAAAAAAGGAACCCTCTTGTCTGACCACGCCTTTGGAACGCACGCCGTCGCCGCCGCGCTCGAAGCCGGAAGCGCGCGCGTCAAACGTGTGCTCGTCGAGGGTCGCGCGAAGGATCGCCACACCGCGATTCTCAAGCAGGCGGAGAGCGCGGGCGTGCGCGTCGCGCTGGTCGATCGAGCGATGCTGGACCGCCTTTGCCCGCACGGCCGGCATCATCAGGGCATCGCCGCGGAGCTTGCGCCGTTTGCGTACGCGACGCTCGCCGATGCGCTCGCGCGTTTCCCCATAGGCGCGCGCACGGCCGTATTGCTCGATGGTGTGACCGACCCGCACAACGTCGGCGCGATCCTGCGCAGCGCGGGCGCGTTCGGGAACGCG contains these protein-coding regions:
- a CDS encoding RNA methyltransferase; the encoded protein is MDRPIDAATARHPVHIILDNIRSAFNVGSIFRTADAGLAAHIHLCGYTCHPPNAKLAKTALGAEHAVPWSRHRGAEDAIEMLSAEGVPVVAIETVHGARPYHTFDWPRPVAIVFGHEVRGVRDEVLARCDEVVCLPMQGVKNTINVATAFGVVLYEILRRWGALPNETSMRHEPGRSE
- a CDS encoding ABC transporter permease → MSEMYVALKNAMWLGWQNESNWTNKWFYFAYAAIRPMAQCLILFFIYRLVTANPANDERFVAIYVAQAFFTIFIAVSGGISWVVIQDREHFRIIRYIYIAPMPFWLYILGRAMVVLLVACVSLAILLLFGWLVLGLPIGPEHVHPGLLAYATLLGIAGAGCVGLAFAGFCLVTARHSMMMAEGAGAVFLIFCGVIYPIDLLPGLLRAVGLPLPMTYWMELVRRAFDAQGFSPLLERLTTPSIVGLLTFLTVGFAAFSLYIFNVCENAAKRAGTLDQTTNY
- the dapA gene encoding 4-hydroxy-tetrahydrodipicolinate synthase produces the protein MMFKGVFTALVTPVRRGEIDLDAVARLAERQIEAGVHGLVACGCTGEQATMTSDEDRDVWKTVVRVAKKRVPVVAGSGSNNTATAIDHSREAEADGCDAVMLITPYYNKPTQDGLFRHYEAIANSVKVPVMLYNVPGRTACHIEPETVARLARVPNIRSLKEASGTVGASAWAVKLVDDDFSVMSGDDPMFLPLMPIGVRGVVSVASNVVPGPMAEMYEKYVAGDVEGARTVYYRLLPLFKALFIETNPIPVKAALAMMGLCENEFRLPMTPMTESNAERLRGVLAGLGLVD
- a CDS encoding ABC transporter permease; this translates as MTSAFVTGFRAMKARAYVRIVGANREISWVATEILLPMLAVTAYILLYRSLGMPKMMEGIIITGAAMIPMWLVVLWAMAMQFYWEKEMGNLDIYLSSPAHPIALLLGMAIGGLFMGGLRSILIIILGIVLFKVEMNVTNWPAFTAIAVVTLAALFAMGMAAASVYFVTGRKGIKINIVLMEPVFMLTGTYFPLKNLGFVISVVASLLPISIGLDALRQLCVPGYPLMSFLTWRIELAALCVMFVVFSFASVQFLARMEAKGRRDGTLSEKWQ
- a CDS encoding ABC transporter ATP-binding protein, with protein sequence MPPAILTRDLYRTFSKKRGGPVHTALKNVNIEVGAGEIFGFLGPNGAGKTTLIKILCTLLYPTSGEAYVDGKDVVKDTKAVRRLISMVSGGETSGYGILNVEENIWMFSQFYGIPSSVARERIRHYLDIFGLTADRKTKVNKLSTGMRQKTNIIRGFVTDPKILFLDEPTLGLDVHIAREVRGTIKNWTHDHPEKTVFLTTHYMAEAELLCDRIAIIDRGQIVECDTPAALRRKMGEGAVYRLELSGGEPDLAFLSGAGDAVRDPQLLARPEANGIFETRFHLTADEALVIVLQAAKDRGYKVESFGKREPDLEDLFLKIVGRPLESAE
- a CDS encoding YdeI/OmpD-associated family protein; amino-acid sequence: MPDKPDYDILPFASAAAWEKWLAKHHAKAGGVWIRFYKKHTGTPTVTYAEALDVALCYGWIDGQLRRENDETYIQKFTPRRARSIWSKRNTEHVARLIDEGRMKPSGQARIDAAKADGRWDAAYESPANTEMPDDFLKAVARNKMAKATFDKLTRANRFAIAYRLQSARRPETRERRKKAMLDALAAGETINIFSAGKEAAKEKPQRRKEGVKGTSENR